The Micromonospora sp. Llam0 genome contains a region encoding:
- a CDS encoding helix-turn-helix transcriptional regulator, with amino-acid sequence MRWNLRLAAAQRGIWKASEMQRMLADHGLVISAGKMSGLWSGQPVTVRLSDLDVICVVLGCQIGDLLIPEPDTVRRKESESAAPTADATLPGPPPTVIPRRRDGRSLPPA; translated from the coding sequence ATGCGGTGGAACTTGCGGCTGGCGGCGGCACAGCGCGGCATCTGGAAGGCGTCGGAGATGCAGCGCATGCTCGCCGATCACGGTCTGGTGATCTCCGCCGGGAAGATGTCGGGCCTGTGGTCCGGGCAGCCGGTGACGGTGCGGCTGTCCGACCTCGACGTGATCTGCGTGGTGCTGGGCTGCCAGATCGGTGATCTGCTCATTCCCGAGCCCGACACGGTGCGCCGCAAGGAGTCGGAGTCGGCTGCTCCGACGGCGGACGCCACGCTGCCCGGCCCGCCACCGACGGTGATACCGCGCCGGCGTGACGGCCGGTCACTGCCCCCGGCCTGA
- a CDS encoding site-specific integrase encodes MQPADADDYFGRVLRGSASGTRLARSQALRVCFAFLELRHQAELHALTGMVVACPIDEMNQPRGTKDARLRVPPTDAEVTALFAGWAQEFATCRKYAPMARNYAAARLMADIGLRVREARLLDLDDVKWHLGPFGKVHVRFGKGARGSGPRERMVPLLNGGDRTLRWHVEDVWAQFGGERTRPAAPLFPSERLGADRNGTRVGYEALRVGLADAVRTHLPKWADRLSPHVLRHYCASRLYLSGVDLVAIQEMLGHRWVATTMKYVHVYRDHIEKAWLAGQQRAAGRLEGLG; translated from the coding sequence ATGCAGCCGGCGGACGCTGACGACTACTTCGGCCGGGTGCTGCGTGGGTCGGCGTCGGGGACGCGGTTGGCCCGTTCGCAGGCATTGCGGGTCTGCTTCGCGTTCCTCGAGCTACGGCACCAGGCGGAGTTGCACGCGTTGACCGGCATGGTCGTGGCGTGCCCGATCGATGAGATGAATCAGCCTCGCGGCACGAAGGACGCGAGGCTGCGGGTTCCGCCCACCGATGCCGAGGTCACGGCCTTGTTCGCCGGGTGGGCTCAGGAGTTTGCGACGTGCCGCAAGTACGCGCCGATGGCGCGCAACTACGCGGCCGCCCGGTTGATGGCCGATATCGGGTTACGCGTCCGCGAGGCGCGGCTGCTGGACCTGGATGACGTCAAGTGGCATCTCGGGCCGTTCGGTAAGGTCCACGTCCGGTTCGGCAAAGGCGCCCGGGGTTCCGGACCGCGAGAGCGGATGGTGCCCCTGCTCAACGGCGGCGACCGGACGTTGCGGTGGCACGTCGAGGACGTGTGGGCACAGTTCGGCGGCGAACGCACCCGCCCCGCGGCTCCGCTGTTCCCGTCCGAACGCCTCGGCGCCGACCGGAACGGGACACGAGTGGGTTATGAAGCGCTGCGCGTCGGTCTCGCTGACGCTGTCCGCACTCATCTCCCTAAGTGGGCGGATCGGCTTTCCCCGCATGTGCTAAGGCACTACTGCGCCTCCCGGCTCTACCTGAGCGGAGTGGATCTGGTAGCGATCCAGGAGATGCTCGGTCATCGCTGGGTAGCCACGACCATGAAATACGTGCATGTTTATCGGGACCACATCGAGAAGGCGTGGCTGGCCGGTCAGCAGCGCGCCGCCGGCCGGCTGGAAGGACTTGGTTGA
- a CDS encoding DNA cytosine methyltransferase has product MAVDPPAAARIGSLCTGYGGLDLAVELVLGGRLTWYAETDRHATTILNRHWPDVPNLGDIRTIDWNTVAPVDIVTAGFPCQDISNAGRRAGITGIHSSLWTTIAAAVRVLRPQLVFVENVAALLRRGLDVVHADLAEIGYDTRWLCLRASDIGAPHRRDRLFLLATPTERGGTDAAHPVRP; this is encoded by the coding sequence GTGGCCGTTGATCCTCCCGCCGCAGCGCGGATCGGCTCGCTGTGCACCGGCTACGGCGGCCTCGACCTGGCCGTCGAGCTGGTGCTCGGCGGCCGCCTCACCTGGTACGCCGAAACCGACCGCCACGCCACCACCATCCTTAACCGCCACTGGCCCGACGTGCCGAACCTCGGCGACATCCGCACCATCGACTGGAACACCGTCGCACCCGTCGACATCGTCACCGCCGGCTTCCCCTGCCAGGACATCTCCAACGCCGGCCGACGCGCCGGCATCACCGGTATCCACAGCAGCCTGTGGACAACCATCGCCGCCGCCGTTCGCGTACTACGACCGCAGCTCGTCTTCGTGGAGAACGTCGCCGCCCTCCTCCGCCGAGGGCTTGACGTCGTCCACGCCGACCTGGCCGAGATCGGGTACGACACGCGCTGGCTATGCCTACGCGCGTCCGACATCGGCGCACCCCACCGCAGAGACCGCCTGTTCCTGCTGGCCACACCCACCGAACGAGGAGGCACCGACGCTGCCCACCCCGTGCGCCCGTGA
- a CDS encoding helix-turn-helix domain-containing protein — MASSDHHFADRPGPDSEQPDDTVWTVDRIRALGPVTDIATAARIFGLSRAAAYELAKRGQFPVAVLRFGSRYRIPVAAILHALHLPVADEQPPDPPPPAT; from the coding sequence ATGGCCAGCTCCGACCACCACTTCGCCGACCGCCCCGGCCCGGACAGCGAGCAGCCCGACGACACCGTCTGGACCGTCGACCGTATTCGCGCCCTCGGCCCGGTCACCGACATCGCCACCGCGGCGCGGATCTTCGGCCTGTCCCGCGCCGCCGCCTACGAACTCGCCAAACGCGGCCAGTTCCCGGTCGCCGTGCTGCGCTTCGGCAGCCGCTACCGGATACCGGTCGCGGCGATCCTCCACGCCCTGCACCTACCCGTCGCCGACGAGCAGCCGCCCGACCCGCCACCACCGGCGACTTGA
- the xerC gene encoding tyrosine recombinase XerC, with protein MAEGSIHKTCTCRDPDGKKLGKRCPHLRRAGGAWSSHHGKWGYQLELPRRVDGSRRSPLRRYTFDSRDEAVKDRGNAIALLALAGDDTALATEIADLLKKVKAGEPMPNRDTIAKRVNTGLPASVDMTVAEYLRQWLESRRTIEPSTKRIYASHIQNHLIPHLGTVPLVKLRVEHISAMFTAITDHNTAIEIARQSEDPQIRTTVRGARTTGPSTMQRIRATLRKALNDAMARSNNRLIDFNPAKHVELTSAKQPKPRVWTDRAVARWRETGTKPSPVMVWTPQQAGAFLDYAQDHDIALYPVFVGIMHRGMRRGEALGLRDSTVDLDAALVTVDLQRTTVGYEAVDKKVKSEAGNRTFALDSFTAAAWRAYLARRARWKLASGGSWPDTGWFFVQPDGEKWHPDTVSKRFDSLVRDAGLPPVRLHDLRHCAATYLKASGADLTDVKELLGHSTITITSNIYTSVIVEYTSVIVELQVERDKAEAAAALVPRRRRTQAA; from the coding sequence ATGGCCGAAGGATCCATCCACAAGACCTGCACCTGCCGCGACCCCGACGGTAAGAAACTCGGCAAACGGTGCCCCCACCTGCGCCGCGCCGGAGGCGCATGGAGCTCCCACCACGGCAAGTGGGGATACCAACTCGAACTACCGAGAAGAGTCGACGGTTCCCGCCGGTCACCGCTGCGCCGCTACACCTTCGACAGCCGCGACGAAGCGGTCAAGGACCGCGGCAACGCCATCGCGCTACTGGCGCTCGCCGGCGACGACACCGCCCTCGCCACCGAGATCGCCGACCTGCTCAAAAAGGTCAAGGCCGGCGAACCGATGCCCAACCGCGACACCATCGCCAAACGGGTCAACACCGGCCTCCCGGCCAGCGTCGACATGACCGTCGCCGAATATCTGCGGCAGTGGCTCGAGTCCCGGCGCACCATCGAACCGAGCACCAAACGCATCTACGCCAGCCACATCCAGAACCACCTCATCCCGCACCTCGGCACCGTCCCACTGGTGAAACTGCGGGTCGAGCACATCTCGGCCATGTTCACCGCGATCACCGACCACAACACCGCCATCGAGATCGCCCGGCAGAGCGAGGACCCGCAGATCCGCACCACCGTCCGGGGAGCACGCACCACCGGCCCGTCGACCATGCAACGCATCCGCGCCACCCTGCGCAAGGCACTCAACGACGCGATGGCCCGGTCCAACAACCGGCTGATCGACTTCAACCCGGCCAAGCACGTCGAACTCACATCGGCGAAGCAGCCCAAACCCCGGGTGTGGACGGACAGAGCCGTCGCACGGTGGCGCGAGACCGGAACAAAGCCCAGCCCGGTCATGGTGTGGACCCCGCAACAGGCCGGAGCCTTCCTCGACTACGCCCAGGACCACGACATCGCCCTCTACCCGGTGTTCGTGGGCATCATGCACCGAGGAATGCGCCGCGGCGAGGCACTCGGCCTGCGTGACAGCACCGTCGACCTGGACGCCGCCCTCGTCACCGTCGACCTGCAACGCACCACCGTCGGCTACGAAGCGGTCGACAAGAAAGTCAAGTCCGAGGCGGGTAACCGCACCTTCGCCCTCGACAGCTTCACCGCCGCCGCGTGGCGCGCCTACCTCGCCCGCCGCGCCCGCTGGAAGTTGGCCAGCGGCGGCAGCTGGCCGGACACCGGATGGTTCTTCGTCCAACCCGACGGCGAGAAGTGGCACCCGGACACCGTCAGCAAACGCTTCGACAGCCTCGTCCGTGACGCCGGACTGCCCCCGGTCCGGCTGCACGACCTACGACACTGCGCCGCCACCTACCTGAAAGCCTCCGGTGCCGATCTCACCGACGTCAAGGAACTCCTCGGCCACTCCACCATCACCATCACCAGCAACATCTACACCTCCGTCATCGTCGAATACACCTCCGTCATCGTCGAACTCCAGGTCGAGCGGGACAAGGCGGAGGCCGCCGCCGCGCTGGTTCCCCGCCGCCGACGCACACAGGCCGCCTGA
- a CDS encoding DUF2199 domain-containing protein has product MTDQTTSYTCRHCGQRHDGPPLSYGSDAPVYWSDTLAGEDHSGLTDEQCVIQGQHFFVRARIVVPVTDADTDFDWGVWVSLSQANFDRMNEVWTTPGREREPSYFGWLSTEIPIYQPTTVNLKTRVRSQPVGHRPLVELEPTAHPLAVEQRSGITLARVRQIAEELRHAQP; this is encoded by the coding sequence GTGACCGACCAGACGACGAGTTACACGTGCCGCCACTGCGGCCAGCGCCACGACGGGCCGCCGTTGTCCTACGGCAGCGACGCTCCCGTCTACTGGAGCGACACCCTCGCCGGCGAGGACCACAGCGGCCTCACCGACGAGCAGTGCGTCATCCAGGGACAGCACTTCTTCGTCCGCGCGCGCATCGTCGTCCCGGTCACCGACGCTGACACCGACTTCGACTGGGGTGTCTGGGTGTCGCTGAGCCAGGCCAACTTCGACCGGATGAACGAGGTGTGGACCACGCCTGGGCGGGAGCGGGAGCCGTCCTACTTCGGCTGGCTGTCCACGGAGATCCCGATCTACCAGCCGACGACGGTGAACCTGAAGACCCGGGTCCGCAGCCAGCCGGTGGGACACCGGCCGCTGGTCGAGCTCGAACCCACCGCGCACCCGCTCGCCGTGGAACAACGCAGCGGGATCACCCTGGCCCGGGTACGGCAGATCGCCGAGGAGCTGCGCCACGCCCAACCCTGA